Proteins encoded by one window of Xiphias gladius isolate SHS-SW01 ecotype Sanya breed wild chromosome 15, ASM1685928v1, whole genome shotgun sequence:
- the ppp3r1b gene encoding calcineurin subunit B type 1b isoform X2 has protein sequence MGNEASYPLEMCSHFDADEIKRLGKRFKKLDLDNSGSLSVEEFMSLPELQQNPLVQRVIDIFDTDGNGEVDFQEFIEGVSQFSVKGDKEQKLRFAFRIYDMDKDGYISNGELFQVLKMMVGNNLKDTQLQQIVDKTIINADKDGDGRISFEEFCAVVGGLDIHKKMVVDV, from the exons ATG ggAAATGAAGCCAGTTATCCCCTGGAAATGTGCTCGCACT TTGATGCTGATGAGATTAAGAGGCTGGGGAAGAGATTTAAGAAACTCGACCTAGATAACTCCGGGTCCCTGAGCGTGGAGGAGTTTATGTCCTTACCAGAGCTCCAGCAGAATCCGCTCGTGCAGCGGGTTATCGACATATTCGACACCGACGGAAACGGGGAAGTCGACTTTCAAG agTTCATTGAAGGAGTCTCCCAGTTCAGTGTCAAAGGTGATAAGGAGCAGAAGTTGCGTT TTGCCTTCAGGATCTACGACATGGACAAAGACGGCTACATATCCAACGGAGAGCTCTTCCAGGTCCTCAAGATGATGGTGGGCAACAACCTGAAGGACACGCAGCTTCAGCAGATCGTTGACAAAACCATCATCAACGCAGACAAAGACGGCGACGGCAGGATATCCTTCGAAGAATTCTGTGCG GTCGTCGGTGGACTGGACATTCACAAGAAGATGGTGGTGGACGTCTga
- the ppp3r1b gene encoding calcineurin subunit B type 1b isoform X1 — protein sequence MEDTCGRIKHFTGCVGERGNEASYPLEMCSHFDADEIKRLGKRFKKLDLDNSGSLSVEEFMSLPELQQNPLVQRVIDIFDTDGNGEVDFQEFIEGVSQFSVKGDKEQKLRFAFRIYDMDKDGYISNGELFQVLKMMVGNNLKDTQLQQIVDKTIINADKDGDGRISFEEFCAVVGGLDIHKKMVVDV from the exons ATGGAGGACACCTGTGGACGGATCAAGCATTTCACCGGATGTGTCGGCGAGAGA ggAAATGAAGCCAGTTATCCCCTGGAAATGTGCTCGCACT TTGATGCTGATGAGATTAAGAGGCTGGGGAAGAGATTTAAGAAACTCGACCTAGATAACTCCGGGTCCCTGAGCGTGGAGGAGTTTATGTCCTTACCAGAGCTCCAGCAGAATCCGCTCGTGCAGCGGGTTATCGACATATTCGACACCGACGGAAACGGGGAAGTCGACTTTCAAG agTTCATTGAAGGAGTCTCCCAGTTCAGTGTCAAAGGTGATAAGGAGCAGAAGTTGCGTT TTGCCTTCAGGATCTACGACATGGACAAAGACGGCTACATATCCAACGGAGAGCTCTTCCAGGTCCTCAAGATGATGGTGGGCAACAACCTGAAGGACACGCAGCTTCAGCAGATCGTTGACAAAACCATCATCAACGCAGACAAAGACGGCGACGGCAGGATATCCTTCGAAGAATTCTGTGCG GTCGTCGGTGGACTGGACATTCACAAGAAGATGGTGGTGGACGTCTga
- the cnrip1a gene encoding CB1 cannabinoid receptor-interacting protein 1a, whose translation METVPGCSPAHFGPRGSAFILKAVTGSLVASSLTPVPPQHHRIIRTPLPRYGTKHGPQKPQKTATMDDVPPIIIISISLRIQPNEGPVFFKVDGTRFGQSRTIKLLTGSKYKIEVAVKPGNVEATNMNIGGIVFPLEQQSRDEDSVVYHGQYDTEGVPHTKSGDRQPVQVSIEFNKAGTFETVWQAKYYNYYKREHCQFGNKFSNIEYECKPNETRTLMWINKEAFN comes from the exons ATGGAAACGGTCCCTGGTTGTAGTCCCGCACACTTCGGCCCTCGCGGTTccgcttttattttgaaagctgtgACCGGAAGCCTCGTTGCGTCCAGCTTGACACCGGTCCCTCCTCAGCATCACCGCATCATCCGCACCCCCCTCCCTCGATACGGGACCAAACACGGACcccaaaaaccacaaaaaaccGCGACAATGGACGACGTTCCTCcgatcatcatcatctccatctCGCTGCGGATCCAGCCCAACGAAGGACCCGTGTTCTTCAAGGTGGACGGGACCCGGTTCGGCCAGAGCCGGACCATCAAGCTGCTCACGGGCTCCAAATACAAGATCGAGGTGGCGGTGAAGCCTGGAAACGTCGAGGCCAC CAACATGAACATCGGAGGCATCGTCTTCCCTCTGGAGCAGCAGTCCAGAGATGAGGACTCGGTGGTTTACCACGGCCAGTACGACACCGAGGGCGTCCCGCACACCAAGAGCGGAGACCGGCAGCCTGTCCAAGTCAGCATAGAG TTCAACAAGGCGGGGACGTTCGAGACGGTCTGGCAGGCGAAATACTACAACTACTACAAGAGGGAGCACTGCCAGTTCGGCAACAAATTCAGCAACATCGAGTACGAATGCAAGCCCAACGAGACGCGGACCCTGATGTGGATCAACAAGGAGGCGTTCAACTGA